Proteins encoded by one window of Erythrobacter sp.:
- a CDS encoding HIG1 domain-containing protein: MNTFLVIVIALLAIMVVVSLVRGIVAFLQTTKIDLETGGENLPAMQAKQNQAMFARIKYQALAIVVIAVLLAVNR, translated from the coding sequence ATGAACACATTCCTCGTTATCGTGATCGCCCTCCTCGCCATCATGGTGGTGGTTTCGCTGGTGCGCGGCATCGTCGCCTTTCTGCAGACCACCAAGATCGATCTGGAGACCGGCGGCGAAAACCTGCCCGCGATGCAGGCCAAGCAGAACCAGGCGATGTTCGCGCGCATAAAGTACCAGGCGCTTGCCATCGTGGTGATCGCGGTGCTGCTGGCCGTGAACCGCTAA
- the gluQRS gene encoding tRNA glutamyl-Q(34) synthetase GluQRS: MIVTRFAPSPNGPLHLGHAYSAIVAHDLARERGGRFLLRIEDIDGARSRPELADEFRRDLAWLGLEWEEVPAQSTRLASYRHAFIELFDRGLLYPCTCTRTEIEALNPHIGPEGPIYPGTCKTKLSPGREFALRLDMNWAIHEAGSMKWEDELAGTQEADPSQFGDVVLVRKDAPASYHLAATLDDAADGVTLVTRGADLFAASHVHRLLQALLGLPVPVWHHHALLLDESGEKLAKRRGSPSLSDRRNAGEDGKALAQSLRMGQMPYGISLSPFPHGAP; the protein is encoded by the coding sequence GTGATAGTGACCCGTTTCGCCCCCAGTCCCAATGGCCCGCTGCATCTGGGCCACGCTTACAGCGCCATTGTCGCGCACGATCTGGCGCGAGAACGCGGCGGGCGTTTCCTGCTACGGATCGAGGATATCGACGGCGCGCGCAGCCGCCCCGAACTGGCGGACGAGTTCCGCCGCGATCTGGCATGGCTGGGGCTGGAATGGGAGGAAGTGCCCGCGCAATCGACCCGGCTGGCAAGCTATCGGCACGCATTTATCGAGTTGTTCGATCGAGGTTTGCTTTACCCTTGCACCTGCACCAGGACCGAGATTGAGGCTCTAAATCCTCACATCGGGCCTGAGGGGCCAATTTATCCAGGCACGTGCAAGACAAAGCTAAGTCCCGGGCGGGAGTTTGCACTAAGGCTCGATATGAATTGGGCTATCCACGAGGCGGGATCAATGAAGTGGGAGGACGAACTCGCTGGAACGCAAGAGGCTGACCCAAGTCAGTTTGGCGATGTCGTGCTGGTGCGCAAGGATGCCCCAGCCAGCTACCATCTCGCCGCCACGCTGGACGACGCGGCGGACGGGGTGACATTGGTGACGCGCGGCGCGGACCTGTTTGCCGCCAGCCATGTCCATCGCTTGCTCCAGGCGCTGCTCGGCCTGCCGGTGCCGGTGTGGCATCACCACGCGTTGCTGCTCGACGAAAGCGGGGAGAAGCTGGCCAAGCGGCGTGGTTCGCCTTCACTTTCCGACCGCCGAAATGCAGGCGAGGACGGCAAGGCACTGGCGCAAAGCCTCCGCATGGGCCAAATGCCCTATGGCATAAGCTTGTCCCCGTTCCCACATGGTGCCCCATGA
- a CDS encoding response regulator: MTLQDKRILLVEDEIIIGFALDDMLSGEGARTTLASSKADAEQALGETRFDMAIIDVNLHGDVSYPLADMLADRGCPFIFATGYGSVTHPPRFAGVPTVNKPYDLTAILRALEAIG; the protein is encoded by the coding sequence ATGACATTGCAAGACAAGCGTATCCTGCTGGTCGAGGATGAGATCATCATCGGCTTCGCACTGGATGACATGCTCTCCGGAGAGGGTGCACGGACGACGCTCGCCTCGTCAAAGGCCGATGCCGAACAGGCGCTGGGCGAAACTCGTTTCGACATGGCGATCATTGATGTGAACCTGCACGGGGACGTCAGCTATCCGCTTGCCGACATGCTCGCCGATCGCGGCTGCCCGTTCATTTTCGCGACCGGCTACGGCAGCGTCACCCACCCGCCGCGCTTTGCCGGGGTGCCGACGGTCAACAAACCCTACGACCTGACCGCGATCCTGCGGGCGCTGGAAGCGATTGGATAG
- a CDS encoding HNH endonuclease, producing MFKAELIERAAVFRSSDGDPHRKLESCPALVLNADYTPLSYYPLSLWPWQTAIKAVFLERVDIVASYDRAVHSQSLDMKVPSVIALRQYVKPSQFPAFTRFNLFLRDKFACQYCGSPKDLTYDHVVPRRQGGRTTWENIATACAPCNMKKGGRTPKQAGMHLHVPPIRPTSWQLQQQGRAFPPNYLHETWRDWLYWDIELEE from the coding sequence GTGTTCAAGGCCGAACTGATCGAACGGGCGGCGGTGTTCCGCAGCTCCGATGGCGATCCGCATCGCAAGCTGGAAAGCTGCCCCGCGCTGGTGCTCAACGCGGATTACACCCCGCTGTCCTATTACCCGCTCAGCCTGTGGCCGTGGCAGACCGCGATCAAGGCGGTGTTCCTCGAGCGGGTGGACATCGTCGCGAGTTACGATCGCGCGGTGCATTCGCAGTCGCTCGACATGAAAGTGCCCAGCGTCATCGCGCTGCGCCAGTACGTCAAGCCCAGCCAGTTTCCCGCCTTCACCCGCTTCAACCTGTTCCTGCGCGACAAGTTCGCCTGCCAGTACTGCGGCAGCCCGAAAGACCTGACCTACGATCACGTTGTCCCCCGGCGGCAGGGCGGGCGCACCACCTGGGAAAACATCGCCACCGCCTGCGCCCCGTGCAACATGAAGAAGGGCGGACGCACCCCGAAGCAGGCGGGAATGCACCTGCACGTGCCGCCGATCCGCCCGACCAGCTGGCAATTGCAACAGCAAGGCCGGGCGTTTCCGCCGAACTACCTGCATGAGACGTGGCGCGACTGGCTCTATTGGGACATCGAGCTGGAGGAGTAG